A part of Diprion similis isolate iyDipSimi1 chromosome 12, iyDipSimi1.1, whole genome shotgun sequence genomic DNA contains:
- the LOC124412864 gene encoding spectrin beta chain isoform X4, with protein sequence MTTDISVVRGGWDPTLQQEIVDEYEYDGGNSSSRLFERSRIKALAGERESVQKKTFQKWVNSHLVRCSCRIGDLYVDLRDGKMLIKLLEILSGERLPRPTKGKMRIHCLENVDKALQFLREQRVHLENMGSHDIVDGNPRLSLGLIWTIILRFQIQDITIEETDNQETKSAKDALLLWCQMKTAGYHNVNVRNFTTSWRDGLAFNAIIHKHRPDLIHFDKLSKSNAIYNLNNAFNVAEDKLGLTKLLDAEDIFVDHPDEKSIITYVVTYYHYFSKMKQETVQGKRIGKVVGIAMENDRMIHEYESLTSDLLRWIEATIEALGDRRFANSLVGVQTQLSQFSNYRTVEKPPKFVEKGNLEVLLFTLQSKMRANNQKPYTPKEGKMISDINKAWERLEKAEHERELALREELIRQEKLEQLAARFNRKASMRETWLSENQRLVSQDNFGFDLAAVEAAAKKHEAIETDIFAYEERVQAVMAVSQELEAENYHDIDRINARKDNVLRLWNYLLELLKARRVRLECSLQLQQNFQEMLYILDSMEEIKMRLLTDDYGKHLMGVEDLLQKHSLVEADINVLGERVKAVVQQSQRFLEQGEDYRPCDPTIIIERVQQLEDAYAELVRLAVERRARLEESRNLWQFYWDMADEENWIKEKEQIVSTGDIGHDLTTINLLLSKHKALENEIQSHEPQLMSVAAVGDELISQHHFGSDRIKERLQEILGMWNHLLDLAAFRRKRLEEAVDYHQLFADADDIDIWMLDTLRLVSSEDVGRDEANVQSLLKKHKDVTDELKNYATTIEQLHQQASQLGEHDSKSPKVLERLASIDSRYKELLELAKLRKQRLLDALSLYKLFSESDGVEQWIGEKNRMLETMVPAKDIEDVEIMKHRYDGFEKEMNANASRVAVVNQLARQLLHVEHPNSEQIVARQNELNQKWAELREKAEGKREALNSAHGVQTFHIECRETVSWIEDKKRILQQTDSLEMDLTGVMTLQRRLSGMERDLAAIQAKLDALEKEAQSIEQEHPDEAAVIRERITQIHTMWEQLTQMLKERDAKLEEAGDLHRFLRDLDHFQTWLTKTQTDVASEDTPTSLADAEKLLTQHQNIKEEIDNYTDDYQKMMDYGERLTSEAGDGDTQYMFLRERLNALKMGWEELHQMWANRQNLLSNSLNLQVFDRDARQAEVLLSQQEHILTKDETPTNFEQAENMIKRHEAFMTTMEANDDKINSVVQFAGRLVEEGHFAADKVKKKADAINERRNANHERANQVMDRLKDQLQLQMFLQDREELVEWVQEKHITAQDETYRSAKTVHSKWTRHQAFEAEIASNKDRLQQLQQAADELIQLKPELAEIIKPKVEELCDQFEELETTTKDKGERLFDANREVLIHQTCDDIDSWMNELEKQIESTDTGSDLASVNILMQKQQMIETQMAVKARQVTELDKQAEHLQRTVPDEKMEEIKCKKEKVAQRFEQLKAPLTDRQRQLEKKKEAYQFRRDVEDEKLWIAEKMPQATSSEYGNSLFNVHMLKKKNQSLRTEIENHEPRINSVCKNGQKLIDEGHEDSAEFTQRISDLSDKWRELKDAVDNRNKHLLQNEKAQQYFFDATEAESWMSEQELYMMVEDRGKDEISAQNLMKKHESLEHAVEDYADTIRQLGETARQLINDQHALSDQIAVKQSQVDKLYAGLKDLAGERRAKLDEALQLFMLNREVDDLEQWIAERELVAGSHELGQDYDHVTLLWERFKEFARDTETIGSERVAAVNGIADSLIATGHSDAATIAEWKDGLNEVWQDLLELIETRTQMLAASRELHKFFHDCKDVLGRILEKQNAMSDELGRDAGSVSALQRKHGNFIQDLFTLQSQVTQIQDESSKLQASYAGDKAREITNREAEVVAAWNNLQSLCEGRKAKLEDTGDLFRFFNMVRTLLIWMDDVVRQMNTSEKPRDVSGVELLMNNHQSLKAEIDTREDNLTACLDLGKDLLARNHYASVQIKEKLLALTDHRNALLHRWEERWENLQLILEVYQFARDAAVAEAWLIAQEPYLMSQELGHTIDDVENLIKKHEAFEKSAAAQEERFSALQRLTTFELRELKRREQEREEEERREQEEAAAAEAAKLAKATPVTSPDEPPSDRVDGEGNQNGEQAGEEDGHVALRKPSTRSPQTQEKPKEAPKGGSGSESGTLRRKERSRSKSPFRSFRWKKSTKSPSLDRSGVSDDDHSYTEQRSPGDDEFEGTLTRKHEWESTTKKASNRSWDKLYMVIRGQNLVAYKDQKSYKAAADQPYKGEPALDLRGASVVVASEYTKKKHVFRVKSQSGADFLFQAKDDAEMLEWVSVLNQAAQGVSGASTSRAHTLPAPTQAETKRRSFFTLKKN encoded by the exons ATGACGACCGACATCTCGGTGGTGCGCGGGGGTTGGGACCCGACGCTTCAACAGGAGATTGTCGACGAGTACGAATACGATGGAGGAAATTCCAGTTCGAGACTTTTTGAACGATCCCGTATCAAGGCTTTAGCTG GTGAACGTGAATCGGTGCAGAagaaaacatttcaaaaatgGGTGAATTCCCATCTAGTACGATGTTCTTGTCGTATCGGAGATCTCTACGTCGATCTTCGCGATGGAAAAATGCTTATAAAGCTGCTGGAAATATTGTCGGGCGAACGTTTACCACGTCCTACCAAAGGAAAAATGCGTATCCATTGTTTGGAGAATGTAGACAAGGCGTTACAATTTTTGCGAGAGCAAAGAGTCCATCTTGAAAACATGGGATCACACGATATCGTTGATGGAAATCCAAGATTGAGCTTGGGATTGATTTGGACAATCATTCTACGTTTCCAAATTCAAGACATCACCATAGAAGAAACTGATAACCAGGAAACTAAGTCAGCCAAGGACGCTTTACTTTTGTGGTGTCAAATGAAGACTGCTGGATATCACAATGTAAATGTTAGGAACTTCACAACATCTTGGCGAGATGGTCTTGCGTTCAATGCCATAATACACAAACATCGTCCAGATTTGATCCACTTTGACAAGCTATCGAAATCGAATGCAATCTACAATTTGAACAATGCTTTCAATGTCGCGGAGGATAAATTAGGTCTAACAAAATTGTTAGACGCAGAGGATATTTTTGTTGATCATCCTGACGAAAAGTCTATCATAACTTATGTTGTGACCTACTATCACTATTTCTCGAAAATGAAGCAAGAAACCGTTCAAGGTAAGCGAATCGGTAAAGTTGTCGGAATTGCCATGGAGAACGACAGAATGATTCATGAATATGAAAGTTTGACAAGTGATTTACTTAGATGGATCGAAGCCACAATTGAAGCTTTGGGTGATCGCCGATTTGCCAATTCTCTTGTGGGCGTTCAGACTCAACTTTCACAGTTTTCCAACTACCGTACAGTAGAAAAACCACCTAAATTTGTGGAAAAGGGTAATTTGGAGGTACTACTGTTTACACTACAGTCGAAAATGCGTGCCAACAATCAGAAACCCTACACACCCAAGGAAGGCAAAATGATTTCGGATATCAACAAGGCCTGGGAAAGATTAGAAAAAGCTGAACACGAGCGTGAATTGGCGCTCAGAGAAGAATTGATACGTCAAGAAAAATTAGAGCAGTTGGCTGCAAGATTTAACCGAAAAGCCAGCATGAGAGAAACTTGGCtatctgaaaatcaacgaCTTGTATCTCAAGACAATTTTGGCTTCGATTTAGCAGCCGTAGAAGCTGCGGCTAAGAAACATGAAGCTATCGAAACTGATATATTCGCTTACGAAGAACGTGTACAAGCAGTTATGGCTGTATCTCAAGAGCTAGAGGCAGAAAACTACCACGATATAGACAGGATCAATGCCCGAAAGGACAATGTTCTGAGGTTGTGGAACTACCTTCTGGAACTACTGAAAGCACGAAGAGTACGGTTGGAATGTTCGCTTCAATTACAACAGAACTTCCAAGAAATGTTGTACATCTTAGACAGTATGGAAGAAATTAAGATGCGATTGTTGACCGATGATTATGGTAAACATTTGATGGGTGTTGAGGATCTTCTTCAAAAGCATTCACTTGTTGAGGCAGACATCAATGTCTTAGGTGAGAGAGTTAAGGCTGTCGTTCAGCAAAGCCAAAGGTTCTTAGAACAAGGAGAAGATTATCGTCCTTGCGATCCAACGATTATTATTGAACGAGTGCAACAGCTTGAAGATGCGTACGCTGAATTGGTACGCCTGGCTGTTGAGCGTCGAGCACGGCTTGAAGAATCTCGTAATCTTTGGCAATTCTATTGGGATATGGCTGACGAAGAGAACTGGATCAAGGAGAAAGAGCAGATTGTTTCTACGGGTGATATTGGTCACGATCTAACCACCATTAATTTACTCTTATCCAAACACAAGGCCTTGGAGAACGAAATCCAATCTCACGAACCACAATTGATGTCAGTTGCTGCAGTGGGTGATGAATTGATTAGTCAACATCATTTCGGTTCTGATCGCATTAAGGAAAGATTACAGGAAATATTAGGAATGTGGAATCACTTATTAGACTTGGCAGCATTCAGACGCAAGCGGCTAGAGGAAGCTGTTGATTATCATCAATTATTTGCTGATGCCGACGATATCGACATTTGGATGCTAGATACTCTGCGGTTGGTATCATCTGAGGATGTCGGTCGCGATGAAGCAAACGTTCAATCTTTACTGAAAAAACATAAAGATGTCACAGACGAACTGAAAAATTATGCTACAACCATCGAGCAGCTGCATCAACAAGCATCACAACTTGGAGAACATGATTCTAAATCTCCAAAGGTATTAGAAAGACTCGCCTCAATTGATTCGAGATACAAAGAGCTTTTGGAATTGGCTAAATTGCGCAAGCAAAGATTATTAGATGCCTTGTCTCTGTACAAACTGTTCAGTGAATCGGATGGAGTTGAACAATGGATCGGAGAAAAGAACAGAATGTTGGAAACAATGGTTCCTGCCAAGGACATTGAAGATGTTGAGATAATGAAACACCGTTACGATGGCTTTGAGAAGGAAATGAATGCCAATGCTTCTCGTGTTGCTGTAGTAAATCAATTGGCTAGACAACTGTTACACGTTGAACATCCAAACTCAGAACAGATTGTTGCACGTCAGAATGAACTGAATCAAAAGTGGGCCGAACTAAGAGAGAAGGCTGAAGGCAAACGCGAAGCACTCAACTCTGCACATGGAGTACAAACCTTCCATATCGAATGTCGTGAGACGGTATCTTGGATCGAAGACAAGAAACGCATCTTACAGCAAACTGATAGCTTAGAAATGGACTTGACTGGTGTGATGACACTTCAGCGTCGGCTTAGCGGTATGGAGCGAGACTTGGCAGCCATACAGGCGAAATTGGATGCACTTGAAAAAGAGGCACAATCAATTGAGCAGGAACATCCTGATGAGGCTGCAGTCATTCGTGAACGAATCACCCAAATTCATACCATGTGGGAGCAATTAACTCAAATGCTTAAAGAACGTGATGCTAAGCTCGAAGAAGCTGGAGATTTACATAGATTCTTGCGGGACCTCGATCATTTCCAGACTTGGCTTACCAAGACCCAAACAGACGTTGCCAGCGAAGATACACCTACAAGCCTTGCAGATGCTGAGAAACTGTTAACCCAGCATCAGAATATTAAGGAAGAGATTGACAACTACACGGACGATTACCAGAAGATGATGGACTACGGTGAGAGGCTAACAAGTGAGGCTGGAGATGGAGATACACAGTACATGTTCTTGAGAGAAAGATTGAATGCCCTGAAAATGGGCTGGGAAGAACTCCACCAAATGTGGGCGAACCGTCAAAATCTGTTATCGAATTCGTTGAACTTGCAAGTCTTTGACCGTGATGCTCGCCAAGCTGAAGTTTTGTTGTCTCAGCAAGAACATATCCTTACCAAGGATGAGACTCCGACGAACTTTGAACAAGcagaaaatatgataaaacgCCACGAAGCATTTATGACTACAATGGAAGCCAATGATGATAAGATCAATTCAGTTGTCCAATTTGCCGGCAGATTAGTTGAGGAAGGCCACTTTGCGGCCGACAAAGTCAAGAAGAAGGCAGATGCAATAAACGAACGAAGAAACGCCAATCACGAAAGAGCTAATCAAGTGATGGACAGATTGAAGGATCAACTTCAGTTGCAGATGTTCTTACAGGATAGAGAGGAGCTCGTTGAATGGGTACAGGAAAAACACATCACTGCTCAAGATGAAACTTATCGCAGTGCAAAAACGGTTCATAGCAAATGGACGAGGCACCAAGCGTTTGAAGCAGAAATTGCGAGCAATAAAGATCGTTTGCAGCAACTGCAACAGGCTGCTGATGAATTGATTCAATTAAAGCCTGAATTGGCTGAGATCATAAAGCCGAAAGTTGAAGAATTATGTGACCAATTTGAAGAGCtcgaaacaacaacaaaagatAAAGGAGAGAGGCTATTCGATGCTAATCGTGAAGTCCTCATACATCAGACTTGCGACGATATCGACTCATGGATGAATGAATTGGAGAAACAGATTGAAAGTACAGACACTGGATCTGATCTTGCCTCTGTCAATATTTTGATGCAGAAACAGCAAATGATAGAAACTCAAATGGCTGTGAAGGCTCGCCAAGTCACAGAACTCGATAAACAGGCTGAACATTTACAGAGAACAGTTCCAGATGAAAAGATGGAAGAAATCAAATGCAAGAAAGAGAAAGTTGCGCAAAGATTTGAACAGCTTAAGGCACCGCTTACCGATCGACAACGTCAgttggagaagaaaaaagaagcatACCAATTCAGGCGTGACGTtgaggatgaaaaattatggatTGCAGAAAAAATGCCACAAGCTACCAGTTCGGAATATGGTAATTCCCTCTTCAACGTGCATatgttaaagaaaaagaatcaatCTCTCCGTACTGAAATCGAAAACCACGAACCaagaatcaattctgtatgtaAAAATGgtcagaaattgattgacgAGGGACACGAAGATAGTGCTGAATTCACTCAACGTATCTCCGATCTTTCGGATAAATGGCGCGAACTGAAAGATGCGGTTGACAACAGAAATAAGCATTTGTTACAAAACGAAAAGGCGCAACAATATTTCTTCGATGCTACGGAAGCTGAATCGTGGATGAGCGAACAGGAATTATACATGATGGTTGAAGATCGTGGCAAAGACGAGATTTCTGCGCAAAATCTCATGAAAAAACACGAGTCTTTAGAACATGCTGTCGAAGATTATGCCGATACAATCCGTCAACTAGGTGAAACAGCAAGGCAATTGATAAACGATCAGCATGCATTGAGTGATCAAATTGCAGTCAAACAATCCCAAGTTGACAAGCTATACGCAGGGCTAAAAGATTTGGCTGGTGAACGCCGTGCCAAGTTGGACGAAGCCCTTCAGCTGTTCATGCTGAACCGAGAAGTTGACGATTTGGAGCAATGGATAGCTGAGCGAGAATTAGTTGCAGGCAGTCATGAGTTAGGTCAAGATTACGATCACGTTACTTTGCTTTGGGAAAGATTCAAGGAATTTGCTCGTGACACGGAGACAATCGGATCGGAAAGAGTCGCGGCTGTAAACGGAATTGCAGATTCTTTGATTGCAACAGGACATTCGGATGCAGCTACAATTGCAGAATGGAAGGATGGCCTGAACGAAGTCTGGCAAGATTTGCTAGAGCTCATCGAAACACGAACTCAAATGTTAGCAGCTAGCCGTGAGctacataaatttttccatgaCTGCAAAGATGTTCTTGGAAGGATCTTGGAGAAACAAAATGCAATGTCAGACGAATTGGGCCGCGACGCTGGCTCTGTTTCAGCACTTCAACGGAAACATGGCAACTTTATTCAAGATTTGTTTACCTTACAGTCACAGGTGACACAAATCCAGGATGAATCGTCTAAACTTCAAGCTAGCTATGCAGGGGATAAGGCTAGAGAAATCACAAATAGAGAGGCCGAAGTAGTAGCAGCTTGGAATAATTTACAGTCTTTGTGCGAAGGACGTAAGGCAAAATTAGAAGACACCGGTGATTTGTTCAGATTCTTCAACATGGTTAGAACCTTACTGATTTGGATGGATGATGTTGTCAGGCAAATGAACACTTCAGAGAAGCCTCGTGACGTATCGGGTGTAGAGCTACTGATGAATAATCATCAAAGTTTGAAAGCTGAAATCGACACTAGGGAAGACAATCTTACTGCTTGTCTTGACCTCGGAAAAGATCTATTGGCAAGGAACCATTACGCTAGTGTCCAAATTAAGGAAAAACTACTAGCATTGACTGATCACAGAAATGCGTTACTGCACCGCTGGGAAGAAAGATGGGAGAATCTACAGCTAA TTCTTGAAGTTTACCAATTCGCCAGAGATGCAGCTGTAGCGGAAGCTTGGCTTATTGCTCAGGAGCCATATCTCATGAGCCAGGAACTTGGA CATACAATCGACGACGTAGAAAATCTTATCAAGAAACATGAAGCTTTCGAAAAATCAGCTGCAGCACAAGAAGAAAGATTTAGTGCTCTACAACGACTTACAACG TTTGAGCTAAGAGAACTTAAGCGACGAGaacaagaaagagaagaagaagaaaggcgTGAACAGGAAGAAGCTGCCGCAGCAGAGGCTGCAAAGTTAGCCAAAGCGACACCTGTCACCAGTCCTGACGAGCCACCCAGTGACAG AGTTGATGGCGAAGGTAATCAAAACGGGGAACAAGCTGGTGAAGAGGATGGTCACG TGGCACTACGCAAGCCTTCAACTAGATCGCCACAAACCCAAGAAAAACCCAAGGAAG